Proteins from a single region of Streptomyces sp. Tu 3180:
- a CDS encoding ATP-binding protein, producing MAVPHGPAGVGEARRRMRAQLRDGGVADAVVDDAVLILSELLSNACRHGRPLGDALAGDGDVRAAWRVDPCGRLVVEVTDGGGPTRPAPATPSVTAHGGRGLNIVTALADDWGVRDEVPGEVTVWVVVHNDVHDPDAGHRRDDFASRVTAPAVSSIPGLDFADAFDDLD from the coding sequence ATGGCCGTACCCCATGGCCCTGCGGGCGTGGGGGAGGCGCGGCGCCGGATGCGCGCGCAGCTGCGCGACGGGGGCGTGGCGGACGCGGTCGTCGACGATGCCGTACTGATCCTGTCCGAACTGCTGAGCAATGCGTGCAGACACGGCCGGCCCCTCGGTGACGCCCTGGCCGGGGACGGCGACGTCCGCGCCGCCTGGCGGGTGGATCCCTGCGGCCGGCTCGTCGTCGAGGTCACGGACGGCGGCGGCCCGACCCGGCCCGCGCCGGCCACCCCGTCGGTCACCGCGCACGGCGGCCGGGGGCTGAACATCGTCACCGCGCTGGCCGACGACTGGGGCGTGCGCGACGAGGTGCCGGGCGAGGTCACCGTGTGGGTCGTCGTCCACAACGACGTGCACGACCCGGACGCCGGGCACCGGCGCGACGACTTCGCCTCCCGGGTGACGGCCCCCGCGGTGTCCTCGATACCCGGGCTGGACTTCGCGGACGCCTTCGACGACCTCGACTGA
- a CDS encoding DUF5926 family protein: MAKKRPQTKAKRPQLTDGEVPVVGAREPCPCGSGRRYKACHGRAAAHAVTELVHRPFEGLPGECDWVALRELVPAATVELTLKGGLPEGVPSVTLATVLPMAWPALRRDDGSVLLGLQNDTSSGDISRDLADTLQRALTAEPGTPVQARRAPADGPRLQDLLDPEGAFEPVVHSGFEFWVPDPENATPDVTASLERANAAAIPTVKLAGADAAYWCETPEKNHLRWVMPHPEERLLDALARLHAAGRSSLGEGTRLVGSFRAHGLTVPVWDLPSGVTAEDVEKPAAEFAERLAAALAVDAPLTADERRARGGLTNRQVTLN; this comes from the coding sequence ATGGCCAAGAAGCGACCCCAGACGAAGGCCAAGCGCCCGCAGCTCACGGACGGAGAGGTCCCGGTCGTCGGCGCCCGCGAGCCCTGCCCGTGCGGCAGCGGCCGCCGTTACAAGGCCTGCCACGGCCGCGCCGCCGCGCACGCCGTGACCGAGCTGGTGCACCGCCCGTTCGAGGGCCTGCCCGGCGAGTGCGACTGGGTGGCGCTGCGCGAGCTGGTGCCGGCCGCCACCGTCGAGCTGACGCTCAAGGGCGGCCTGCCCGAGGGCGTCCCCTCGGTCACGCTGGCCACCGTGCTGCCGATGGCCTGGCCCGCCCTGCGCCGCGACGACGGCTCGGTCCTGCTCGGCCTGCAGAACGACACCTCCTCCGGCGACATCAGCCGCGACCTGGCCGACACCCTCCAGCGGGCGCTCACCGCCGAGCCCGGCACCCCGGTGCAGGCCCGCCGCGCCCCCGCCGACGGGCCCCGGCTGCAGGACCTGCTCGACCCCGAGGGCGCTTTCGAGCCGGTCGTGCACAGCGGGTTCGAGTTCTGGGTCCCGGACCCGGAGAACGCCACGCCGGACGTCACCGCCTCCCTGGAGCGGGCCAACGCGGCGGCCATCCCGACCGTCAAGCTCGCGGGCGCGGACGCCGCGTACTGGTGCGAGACGCCGGAGAAGAACCACCTGCGGTGGGTCATGCCGCACCCCGAGGAGCGGCTTCTGGACGCTCTCGCGCGGCTGCACGCGGCCGGGCGGTCCTCCCTCGGCGAGGGCACCCGCCTGGTGGGCTCCTTCCGCGCGCACGGGCTCACCGTGCCGGTCTGGGACCTGCCCAGCGGGGTCACGGCCGAGGACGTGGAGAAGCCGGCGGCCGAGTTCGCCGAGCGGCTCGCCGCCGCGCTGGCCGTGGACGCGCCGCTGACCGCCGACGAGCGCCGCGCGCGCGGCGGCCTGACCAACCGCCAGGTCACGCTCAACTGA
- a CDS encoding bifunctional DNA primase/polymerase: MREILGRRRRLLSRRGDGGPELIGAALTFATEWQWPVLPGVAADPRGGRSRCGCPDPECTVPGAHPFDPGLLAATTDARMVRWWWSNRPAAPVILATGGKAPCAVSLPALPAARALDALDRRGMRLGPVVASPARWSILVKPYSMEQLGELLYAKDFVPGSLRFHGEGGYLALPPSVTAQGGVRWERAPLPGSAAPWVPDVEAVVDAVVEALTRTGVSAPEM; encoded by the coding sequence ATGCGCGAGATCCTCGGAAGGCGACGCAGGCTCCTGTCCCGGCGCGGTGACGGAGGGCCGGAACTGATCGGCGCGGCCCTGACGTTCGCCACGGAATGGCAGTGGCCCGTACTCCCGGGCGTGGCGGCGGATCCGCGGGGCGGCAGGTCCCGCTGCGGCTGCCCCGACCCCGAGTGCACGGTGCCGGGCGCCCATCCCTTCGATCCCGGCCTCCTCGCCGCCACGACCGACGCGCGCATGGTGCGCTGGTGGTGGAGCAACCGGCCGGCGGCCCCCGTCATCCTGGCCACCGGGGGCAAGGCCCCCTGCGCGGTCTCGCTGCCCGCCCTGCCGGCCGCCCGCGCCCTCGACGCGCTCGACCGCCGCGGCATGCGGCTCGGCCCGGTCGTCGCCTCGCCGGCCCGCTGGTCGATCCTGGTGAAGCCCTACTCCATGGAGCAGTTGGGCGAGCTGCTGTACGCCAAGGACTTCGTCCCCGGCTCCCTCCGCTTCCACGGCGAGGGCGGTTACCTCGCCCTGCCCCCGTCCGTGACCGCGCAGGGCGGGGTCCGCTGGGAGCGCGCTCCGCTGCCCGGCTCGGCCGCGCCCTGGGTGCCCGACGTCGAGGCCGTGGTGGACGCCGTGGTCGAGGCCCTCACCCGGACGGGTGTGAGCGCTCCCGAGATGTAG